A region of the Conger conger chromosome 6, fConCon1.1, whole genome shotgun sequence genome:
ATTCTTCACTGGGATTCTTGTTTAGATCaggctgtgcagtgtgtgatgaaCATGCCACGGTTTGTTCGTTGTTGTTATGGTTTATTTGCCTTGCAAATTTCTTAGACTAGAGCAATGTTTGCTCAAAAAACGGGCAATGTTGTAATTTGCCTATGAAGGGATTCAACCAAACTGGCTATGCAAATGACTTCAAAAGGAAACATGCTTGGGGCTGTGATGGCACAACATGCTAAAGTGCCTGTTGAGTGCCTCACCCTGTAAAACCGCCGTTTTAGTTTGTATTCTGCCGTTGTAGTACGTATTCTGCTGCTATATCAGCACCTGCAAAGCCACACGTGAATGACTTCTTCCAACTAACATCTGCAtgcattaaaattaaattctaAAACGAGAAGATCATCTGCATGCGGGAAATTCAATTCTAAAATGTGGAACAGTTGGTCTGTTGAACGTTGAAAGGTAGGgaagattcacacacacacacacacacacacacacacacacaatcctccaagaaaaagagaactACATAACCTTGTTTGCATTGTTATCCTTGAACAGTTTGAAAGTGAGCATGCTGTGCTGTGCAGAAAGGCTCGTGGAGATTTATGATGCCCAATGGCTGGGCCCCACCCCTCAGCTGCCATAGACTTCAGGCATACCATCTGTTGGCTGGGCAGGCCCAGGAGAACTTGTTTGCTTATGATAACCCCCTACCTCTGTCCTTTCTCTTCCCATGTTCCTCTCTCCCAAATGGGGCCTGGGGAGGTGGAGGCTGTGGTAGAAAGATGAGAGAGTGGATTTCCTGTTATTTGcccaaaaaaaactgaaagaagttttattttcttgggttttaatattctaggaatacaGTGTGGTTAAATGGTTTTCTCCTGGAGGCAAAGCTATATTAGCATGCTTCATTTCTTTGAATATTTTTTACTATGATAGACTGAGGTgctatgttttcttttcttttcttttcttttctgtacAATTCTCAAGAATTCCTTAGCCTTTCCTTGGTTACACAATCCAAGCTCAATATACTTTGCATTGCATTCTGGTGAAAGGGGTCCACATGGTTGGGGCTGGGCTTAGAAATGGGCAGAATTGGTAGCATTTGTAACTCATTAGGTGGAAGGGGGAGATGGGTGGGCCTACATCTGTATGGGAGCGTGACAGCTGCCACTGGAGGAGTCTTTAAAAAAGTATgtgttgggggagggaggggtgtttTTACAAATCACCTGCAAGCCCTTTGGCTCATACCACTcactttttcatacatttaccATCCCGCTTCTAATAGAAGCTCAGAAAGTTTTCCCAGTTGTGCTTGTTATTGTGGGGACTGTGGGGTTTGATCTCAGTTGAACAGAACTGAAGTCGGTGGAATAACTTATGTTCCTCAAACAAAAGAGAAATTACAATTCAAATCTGAAATTGACAACAAATTAATCTCCTGAGGATTTCTATTGCTAGCGCTAGTTGTTTCAAAATTGAAGCAGTGCTGCTTTGAAAATCCAGTTGCGGAGCCCGAGGACTTTGTGTTAATGGAGGGAATAGTCTGCAAGTTCAGTTGAACATTTCAAACAAAGAGGAATGGAAATCAACACACCTCACATAGCTACCTTTAGAGAAGATCACACAACTGGATTCTTCTGTAACACCAATCAAGTTTGTTTGTCCACTAGCTTGCATTACCTTACAGAGTAGGTGAGAGGGGCAGGGATCTTCCCTTTTTGCAGCCCTATTCCCCCCTCTTAGGAAATGTACAGTGGGTCCTGCTGTTTGCTCTACCTGCTCTTAGGAGATATACGGTAGCTGGGCTGGCCTGGGGGTGGGGTCTGGGGGAACTTGCTCTGGGATGAGATCCTAAGGTTGTACGGAGTTTGTGGACAGGCGCCTGGGTGGGGGAACAACACACTCTCGAACCCGGGACCATGGGCTGCTCGGACAGCAAACCGGCCCATGCAGGCATGGCCCGCAGCAGGAAAAGGGTAAAAGTGCTCcccatctgtgtctgtggggtgaggtggggcgGCAGAGGGGGGCACATTGCTGGCCAAACTCTGCTTGTTTAGTTTATTGTTGTTCCACTGTGCAGAGCAGACCAAGTTGGAgtcaggactgtgtgtgtgtgtgtgtgtgtgtgtgtgtgtgtgtattgagcaGTTTATCTGTGTCTTTGAGGATTTAAGGTAATGTGTCTGCATTGTCCATCAACTGTATGAAAtgtgaggagagggggatgtaTGCTGGCACCCTGTGCACCAGTGCCAAGGTAATCTAACAGGTAATCCTTTTATTAGTTTTTGGCAATCTGACAGCTGGTTTTGTATAAGTTGGTTGATGAATCTGAAGTATATTTTAGCTTCACTCCTTTTCTCATACAGTAGAAAGTGTGAATGCATTGTGATAGAACCACGTCTGTTAAACCCTTTCTGTGTGCCGGTCGTGTCTTGACCCGGGGAATGTGTAGGCCACTGGAGTTGACATGTCTGTCCTTTTGTAGTTCGATGCAATTagtctgctgctctctgtggtGCCATTTACAAAGCTCTCAGAATAGCTGATCTGAAATTGAGGGATATGAGGTGGTTTCAAATCTCTGGTCCCGAATCGGTTAGCTTTTAAAATTGTGCTGGAAGGCATAAACCTGTTGGAGAAAAGCGTGCCAATGTACGTAGAATCTCTCTTATGATTggtatttgcatgtgttttctccattcacacattttttatgcacttttttgGGAGGCCTGTCAGCTAGCACCCCTTGTCCACCTTCTTCATTTTgaactcccccacccccaattcAGTTCAAATGAGCACTAGATGTGGCAATAAATAGCATTGGGTTGATGAGGCATTTCATAATAAACGGAGGCTAGGCACACATTCCAAAGCCAAAAACAACTGACCCTTACTCGAACATCCCTTCACTCTTAATGCAACaaaaatcaatgaacagaaacaatatatacatacacaggtGGATAATACCATATATGCAGATTATGCATTATATGCAGTTGAGATTAAATAAAATCTGTAACTCTTTTGTTGGAATTGTTGCTAGGAGGTCCAGTTTTCCACACAGCAAGAGAAAATCAAATCTcacagcactctctctctcacagcggGATGGGGTGCTGAAGCGGTCCCAGGAGTTGGTGGCCTTGCGGGAGCAACTGGGTAAGTGTATCCACTGTTTCCCTTTTCAGGGAGTCCTGGAGTGCAACTACTATGCCCAACCTGTATGCAAGCACTGCGGGTGCTGGTAACCAGGGTGTTGTAGGTTCAAATCTCAGTGCTGACATTCTGCCTTGAGTAGGCACCTAAATACCTGGCTGCGTACTTGCATAGTACAAAGACAAATACAGTTATTGTGTACATCTTGTGAGCGTCACCCTTAACAAGGCAATCTACTAAGCAAGACAGTGCAGTTTAGCTGCCAGCAGGCCAGTctcatttatttctctctccctcaccctcttcttctccttctgccTGTTGTGTCGGGTTGGACAATGACACTGATCTCTCATAACTTATCCAGGAACTGTGTGTATCCAGTTGCAAGGAACAATGCGAGGGCCAGCTGCTGTCAGAAttggatgtaaatacttttCAACGAACAACCACAAATTAAGTAATCCTTTCTGCTCCTAGGTTACTCACTCTAACCAAATTAGCCCAGGCTGCCACCTTGTGGATTGGCAGTAATACATATAGCCTCAGATAAGGTTAAAAGAAGCTGGTAAACATGAGTAGGTTATGGTAAGCAAATAACTTACTTATGTCCCAAGTCTGCATTTGCATTCCTCGCCTACAGTATGCAACAGGCCTtagcagcaaccaattcagacccaataaACCAGGTTAAGTGAGTTTACTGTGTAATCGACttctttaattgatcaattaagtggcaggttacaaaaaaaataaacagaacttGTGGCCTGCCGAGATAATGGAAGTGGCTGTAACAGTTCTGCCATAACAGTTCCACTGGGAAACCTTGCTTGGCTTGGCTGGGGCAAGGTCATAGCTGAAGAAAATACCCTTGGGCAgtgtcagtgtttgtttttgtagcaTGGGTATTTTGAGAGTAGATGTTAGAACCTGCTGCTGAatcaggtgaaatgaatgcacacagactgcagtgttTGAAGCTGTACCTCACTCATGGAGGCTTGACTGAATGGGTCACAGTGGTCATAAAGCTACGCTTCACATAGTGCTGCTCCTGACACATcagcactttttacagaatAGGATGTGGATGGTGGCTATGAACCCCCCTGAGTGCTGAAGACGTGCAGCCGTCTTTGTGGCGCGTTTAGGAGCACGCTTGGAACTGAGAGATGTCATCGTTGGGTCAGGATGCTATAGCTTCTTTAAAAGAGACCTTGTTACCTTGGTAACTGTCAGCTTGCCTCACACCCATACCACTATTCTGTGCTGAAGAGTTTCCCAAAGGTGACTGTGGGCCTCAACCAAgggttttatttccactgctgATAGGTAGCTAACAATTTCTTCCCCTTTGGGGAGTTTTCTCGCCATTGTTTGAAGGTTTTTTCCTCACTGGGGGATGTGAtgttttccctttccctttcttgcccttctgttactctgtaaagtgtcccTACCAACCCAATTCTAAACCTAACCCTCCTTGCCAAATCCTAGATTTAACCCTCAAACCCCTGATCTCAATCTTAACTCTATCCCTCGAACCTCGATTCCAAATCTTCAATCTAACCTGTTCCCACCTAATTCTAACTCAAATTGTGCCCCCAGTGTCAACTTTAACTCTCAAACCCCTAGATCCAATCAGAATCAAAACCAACCCAGCCCCAACCCTAACCTGCACCCCCTAATCCTAATTTTATTCAGACTAGTTTTGGCCCCTTCACGTGATCTTGGAGTGCTTTCACAtatgacatacactcagtgaccacaggccattaggtagacctgtacactagcagtcatgtggcagcaactaaatgcataacagcatgcagatgtggtcaagaggttcagctgtttttcatactaaatgtgatctaagtgactttgaccatgggatgattgttggtaccagacagggtggtttcaatatctcagaaactactgatatcccgggattttcaagcacagcagtctctagagtttgcagagaataatgcaaacaacaaaaaacatccattgagtaGCAggtctgtgggcagaaacacgttggtAATGAGAGAGCTCAGAGGAGAAGGTCCAGATGGGTCGAgaatgacagtaacacaaataaccacacattacaacagtggtatgcagaagagcatctctgaacacacaacgtgtcaaaccaccaagtggataggctacagcagcagaagacttaataagtataatagatacctaataaagtgctcactgagtgtatgaatTGTCTTGTATGTCTTGTGATGTATCACATGGGTGCAAAACGAGGTGTGAGAAATTAATTTGGCTCACACTAAGCACTTACAACTCTCAAGATGCTTGACATTGTTTTCCTAATTGAAATgtagctcccagcatgcacataTGCTGCTCAGAAGTGCTCTTTTCATATGCAGAACACGACAACTAAAAACTGGAAACAGGAGTCAGAGCAATGTTTGTCACTTGTCAGACATTGAAATCCCTTTCTTATGGGATTGCGCAATGATTGTGCTGGCCACATTATTTAGCTtaaatgtagattttttttttaagttgttgAAGaacttaaataaaacaataaaaactaaTGAGGAAAAAACCTGAacacaatgtttaaaatgttgatATGGTTCTCATGCAGCATAAGACTGCATACGTTTTATTggctatattatatattatgatCTGAATCAGTGAGCACATCTTCTTGGTCAATATTTCTTTGATTGGCTTGTTCACCGGTCACTTGTCGCTTTTCAGAGGAGTGCAGGCTACTGTACCTACTGCTCAATTTGCCTGCAGCCAAATTTTGTTGGCtcactcaataatcctgctttgtggaacaggattCCCGCTTTTCTCTGTTTTCACGTTAGCCCAACTAATCACATACAgctgttctaatgctgatgggAGAACCCTTATATCCATACAGCAGCCTGGGGTGAAATGAGAAATGCAGTATTCCgatgtttttgcatgtaagTGCCAGTCATGCTCTAGGATTCATTCTCCCAGACCACACAACCCAATGACTGCTAGAGACACAAGTACTTCTTTTccattgtttttgtattttggcCCCATGACCCCTCACCCCTGACCTTTCATAACCCATGGCAGTGGAATGTGGGCCCTCCTGCCCTCGCGGCGGCTGCAGTGCATTCCCTGCCCTAACAGGCACCcttgctcactctctccctggCCCTGCAAATacaaaactcttttttttttccctctcatcTTGGCGTAGGAATGTGTGAAACAGAACAGTCCTCAGGCACAGGACTGgagtggtgtaggtgtgtgtatgtgtgtgcttgtgtgtctgtctgtgtggacgtgtttatgcatgtgtacgtgtgtgtgcatatgtacctgtgtgtgtgtgtatgcatgtatgtgcatccatgtggatgtgtgtgtgtgtgtgagacaaagagagaggtagagaaacAATTGTGAGAGATAAAAaagtgggtttgaatcctgcccTTTGCTGTGCTTTTGACTTATTTAtagacatttgttttgtttaccttttgttCTGAATGACTAAACATATATGAAATAACAATACATTattctttaaaatggaaaaaaaagaatgttttaCCTGATGGCCTTCCTGCCCTGGCATGTGGCCTTTATGCCCTCAAAAAATGCCAGGCCTGGTTACTGCGATAACATCTGCATTCTGATTACTCCTTAACTGACAGATCCTAAGTTGTTTTGAATGAGGGAACTTATTTTCAATAACATGatgttttgtgaaattatgtttattttgtttgtgcgtatgcttgtgagtatgtgtgtgtgtgtttgtggcgtgtgtctgtacatgtatgTTTTAAGGGTTTCCGCGTGCTTATTCTGCAGTGACTGCGGCTAATTCCTGCGCTAAGCTGTCGAAGGAGAAGGACGAGCTGCGTGCGGCGTTTGAGGGCGTGCTGCGGAAGGCTCAGGATCGTCACTATAGCGACTTGGCTgagctggaggagcagctgggggCCTTCTACTCTGCCGAGTGGGAGAAAGTGCACCAAGTCTACCAGCAGGAGGCGGACAGGTGCAGGGGCCGCATGCAGCAGCAGGTGGGCCCTCGCTCAGCCCCACGTCTGCTACTATGCGTTAAACCAGTCATTTACACAATCATGCATGCTCCCCTGGAGACATGGAGCTAATCGTCTCTAGCTTATCCAGTCAGTTAACTGAACCATTCCTTGGCCATGTTACTACATTTGTGGTGACCATTTTATGCTTATTTAATAGCTAGCTGCTTAACTGTACATTAGGGCTTCCTAACCATGTTCCTggggatctactgtcctgtaggttttaatttcacccataatttggcacacctgattgaACTCGTTTGCAGCTCAATgggatctctagctgttgaaggtgcactttgttagggttgattgaaaaccaacaggactaTACATCaccaagaacagggttgggtagcccTAATGTACACCATTATTCCAGATAGTTTTTTCACTTGACACCATTCTTTTGCCAGTCACTTGTGCCCAGAGCATTGTATaattaaaacacacatttgACCGTTTTGCCACACACATAATGAGCTCCTCATGGGCTTGCAGTGCTGTGTAGATGTATACTACATGCATGTTTAATTGTGACGTTTTTGGTGGATCCAGATCGTCTCGTAGGTGGTGCTGAGATTAATAGCGGTCTGCTATGGCTGTGTTAGGAAAAGCGATGGTGTCTGTATGGGTCTGATCTGGCCCAAATCCACCAGCAAGTTTTTTGTGTGCAGCTGAAACTGGTCTGGAGCACAGAACCCCCTGCTGAAGGTCtttgtttcatatttatcatataGGTGAATGATCTCAGGTCCAAGCATGAGTCATTGGAAAAGGAACTGAGAGCCAGCCACTCTCAGAAGATGGAGTCTTTGAAACTGAACTACGAAACGTCTTTTGAAGGTTAGCTGACATTTCTGGGTAGCGTGCGATACACTAACCTATCCACTGTCCAAAGACTGTTGGTCTTTGTGCAATGCTATTAAGTTGTAAAACTGAGGCCCCTGCATTTTGGCTTGGATTTGGTGGGAAATGGAAATGGCCACGCACTACAGGGTGGGATCCAGAATGGCTGGGCCTGTTTATGTGGACCACAGGTGACGCTGTCCCCTCCTTCTGTTCCAGAACTGAAGAAAAGTCAAGAGCAGGAGAGGCAAACCCACAAACTGTCACTGAAGGAAATGGAAACCACTTTATCAGTAAGTTCatctttcattaaaaaagtccTTGTCACTTTGTTAGCAACCATTTCACAtctgtaatgttttatttagacAAGGTGCAATATCAAATTGTTCAGTAGCGTTGCAGCTGTACCAATAGCAGGTTAAgttaatgtaaatgtgatgtTTAATCTATTTCAACAGTTTATCTGCCACGCTGCACAAAACTGTATATTTTTGACAGTGAGAATGCCTTGTGAGAAATCAGAGTCAATCCAATGTACTTTCAGGAACAAATTGAGAAGCTGGTGAGTGAGAATGCAACGCTGTACGAGAAGCTGAAAGTGGAAGAAGAAAACCGAAGGTTGCTGGCTGAGAAGAGTCAGGTAATGGTGCTACCCCAAGCCTCTGTCTATAGGATCTTATAGAGCCCCCCTGAACTCCCtatgttaaaatatttaatccGTGCTTTCGGTTTGCCAATCCATGCCCTCAGTTTAGTAAACTGTGCACTCGGTTTGCCAATCCATACCCTCAGTTGCCAAACCGAGAGTATGGATTTTCACAAAATGAATACCATGGttagcttttaaaaataataaataaataatgtgcatgtgtgtatgtaaaatgcatgctgtgatgtgtgtgtaatgcatatgtgtgtgcctgtgtgtgtaatgcatgtgtttctataatgtgtgtgtcatgagtgtgtaatttgtgcatttgtgtgtgtaatgtgtgtgcatgtgtacataggACTCCCACACATTGTACCTGCAGCAGGAACTGGAGAGCCTGAAGGTGGTTGTGGAGCTGAAAAACACTGAGCTTCACCAGCAGAACAAGAAGCTGATGGAACTGAAGACGCTGGTGAGGAAGAACTGCTCACAGGGGGTGCTACTTCCATATTGTTCCACATATGTTCTGCCAATTTGGCACAGGAGTCATCTAGCCATTCCTTCTTACTGGACAGAGCCCTTCAGCCCCTTCTCTCAGGAAATAACATGTTACCTGATTTGTAAAAACTAAGCATGTTTTCAATTTGGATTCACTTTATGTTGAAGTGCAGGCTAAAGAAAAGAAGTTTAACCTTCTTGATTTCCATTAACTTGTATGTTTTAGTTGAGAGGCTGGCAGCGAGAAACATGAAGAGAATGAGGAAACTGTGTGCTCACTTGTATCTCTTTGTCAGATGGAAACAAACCTGAATTTGGAAGGATGCCTTAGAAAAACACAGCAAGAGAATGAGGATCTGAGAGCCAGGCTAGAACAGCACACTGCCCTGCACAGGTAAACTTATTACTCAGAAAACTAggtgtgtctatgtgtttgtgtatgtgtgcctgtgttttttattttttactttttaatctcCGTTTCAGGCAGCTGTCCACAGAACAGGTGGCCCTGCAGCAGACCATCATGAAGGAGACCAAAATGAACAACCGACTCTCCCTCCAGAACGAAGAGCTGCTGTGGAAGCTCCACAACGGAGACCTGTGGATTCCCCGaaacctgcccccctccccgtccTTCCAGTCTGCCCGCAACTCAGGCCGCTTCGCCAGCACCCCGCTACCCTCCAGCTAAAGGGGAAACACAGTCCTCAAAAACACAGGCTCCAATCACTTCCAATCTCCTTGAAGCTAGAAGTCAGAAGGCTCCCGAACTTTTCTTTAGCAAGTAAACATGACcacatcctttgtggaagtatttttccgGAATGTGTGACGTATTAATGATCGGCCTGTGGatccatctctccccatctgccatgtgcTACGTttgtaactgacatggctttctcctgacgtttgaaggagcaaggacattccatttgcctgaGTCACGTTTTCTCTTTCCCCGTCTTCAtttttcacttcacttcaccTTATCTCGCCTTTTCTCACCTTCTCCCCGGTGGGTGGAGCAAGAAAAGAAGCAAGGAAAGTAATGAGGtggaaaataagcaattggaaagaGCCTACAATCTGCCtgatgttttaaaaacaaaagacaaaactgCACAGATGCACTTCCTGAGCGAGGCCGGCCTTGTTCTCCACCCTTCTCTCCCATCTGGGagctgaaaatggaaatctcaGGACTTGAGGATAACTTCTCAATGACTTCATTACCATATCTTTTATCCTTTTTTTGTTGAGGTGTGGCAGGGGTGAGAGTGTTTTAAAGAtcttgtgtgtgtttccttTGACCACTGGTGGGAAAGGCATAGTGGGTATTTTTGTAGGTTTTTGAACACCAGAGCAGAAGCCCTCTTCGAATCGGCCGGTGTTTTGgttggatgggggagggggggggttggtagTTAGGCACTTTACCTTACCTCACAGCTTCAGTaccaattaatttaaattaaattgttacTTTGTCTCTATTTTTGTGAAGCGAGTCACAGACTCATTTGGGGGAGGTAAACAGTGCAGTGCGGCCATGTTTTTTTCACCATGTTCTGCACCATGAGCTGTTAGGAGACCTGTAGTAGGATTGTGCACCCGAGCAGAACTTGACATGAGACATGAGAGTTTGCAccgtgtgtctgtactgaaacacacacacccgccacACTGTAATGGACACTTCTTCtgatgaaaaaaatttttttgtcaCAATTTCGTACATTTATAAACCTGCATTGAGTAATTACAGTGTTtacatgaactgtttttttccctcttattttgaaataaaatccagtgaaaTCAAAAGTTCTGGCTCCACAAGTGTCATTTTGTCTGGGTTTTCAGATGTGCGAGTCCAGTCAATGTGAAGCCCTGATATTACCCTGCTATCCAGAATACCACAGCTACCTGTACAGCTGCCTGCCTAATGGGGAACCCAAATGGAGCCCGATATATGGCAACAGAGAATTCATACGTGCATGAaaattctgaaaggttctgttTGGCATTCACCAACATAAGGCTAAAGCCACTCATCCTCCAATGAAATAGCATTGCTCCTGACTCCCACACTCCCATTGCCCGCTTTTTTCTTAAAACCGAGCAGTCGGCCACTACTCAACCCGTTTCATTTCTTTTGATGGATTAACAATCAAAGAATGCATTTGCTGCATATTGAGACCAATATGTAGCCAATAATGATAGAGTAATGGTCATGGCAAAGAGAATTTCAAAGCGAGATTGTTTAACAAAGATGGCAGTAATTAATTGGCAAAAAATCTCAAAGCAATAGTGAAATCTATCTCCTCTTTTAGCGTTTTTCTTCTCATCATGTTGCCGAATGTAGGCCAATTAATTTTAATACGTCACTTGATGTAGTAAAAACAATTTCAGGCGCAAAATGGCTTTAATACAAGCTAGCAAACTTACGAAAACATGTCCTGTTTCACTGCTTCATCTTCGAATGACATTGCATATTCACGTTTTAAGTCATCATAAATATGGATAGGAAAATGTTCTAGAATATTTAATATAGAGCTTACTGAAGGCCTGATTCTTGAGCTCACAGAAATCCCAACACCACAATAAGTAGGAGTCCTCCTTGACAGAACTATGGAAAGGGGAATAACATCTGAAATCGGAGATGGTCTTTAATCTGATTGGTAATAGGGACACACTCAGAGTATTTCACAAAGTAATTTGTGTAGTGTAAAACCCAATACAGatctttacttcagtccatgttacAGTTTCATGAGGGTTCCTGGTTTTACTTGATGTACTTATCTATCAAATCCCCTGCAGCACCCCCTGTAAGGGGGCCCCCAAAATGTTTGGAAGCAATCCTAGCTTGCACTGCCACTTACACTTTATGTACAGATTTACAAATGTGCTTACATCGCCTACACGTTTGCCAATTTATTTCCAGCGAATAAGTTAGCCAATAAAAATGGCCTAACTTATTCCACAAATTTCAATAGGCCCACCATTAGGTATTGCTATTGGCTCTCCCCGCTTCATTATCCCCTGCGCAGTTGCCCCCTAGTGGCCATGGCGCCAGTGCTATGAGATTGCTCAGCTCAGTGAAATACTCATTAATTTTTTAGAATCACAAAAGTATACGGTTTGTATGGGATCAGAAAACAAATTATGTCCCATAGGTTTTATTTCCTTTGATAATCACTACATGCTATGAGAATCGCAGGACATTAAAAAgttaacatacatttttttttcaaataatagaACTACTACCTTTCATTGACCAGAGCTTGATGTTGTGATTATCAGAGTACAAAACATATAGGAATTGGTCTGTAGTCAATTAAAACATAACAATATCCTCAAACAGTAAGTTTTCTGTAAGTTTAATGAATGTGCAGATTAACAGGCACTGACACAAAACTTTTAAAATTGTTCGTTAAAAGTAATGCATCACAACACTTCATTTATAAGAACATAACAGAATGTACttacaaagaaagaaaacatgaaaGATGGGGACTGAAGCACTAAACACAAAGAAGGAGAGGCAGACAGGAGGGGGGCTCTAAGCGGTCTTGCTGGTGGTTGGTCTGGTCTGATCAGATAGAAGGCATATGCTCATATGAATAATTCACAAATTTTATCTCTTGCAC
Encoded here:
- the LOC133131449 gene encoding microtubule-associated tumor suppressor 1 homolog A-like; translated protein: MGCSDSKPAHAGMARSRKRRDGVLKRSQELVALREQLVTAANSCAKLSKEKDELRAAFEGVLRKAQDRHYSDLAELEEQLGAFYSAEWEKVHQVYQQEADRCRGRMQQQVNDLRSKHESLEKELRASHSQKMESLKLNYETSFEELKKSQEQERQTHKLSLKEMETTLSEQIEKLVSENATLYEKLKVEEENRRLLAEKSQDSHTLYLQQELESLKVVVELKNTELHQQNKKLMELKTLMETNLNLEGCLRKTQQENEDLRARLEQHTALHRQLSTEQVALQQTIMKETKMNNRLSLQNEELLWKLHNGDLWIPRNLPPSPSFQSARNSGRFASTPLPSS